The following are from one region of the Candidatus Obscuribacterales bacterium genome:
- a CDS encoding efflux RND transporter permease subunit translates to MNISRIFIERPVMTTLVMAAYLIFGAFAFFSLPINDLPTVDFPTIHVHASLPGANADTMASAVATPLEKQFATIASLDSMNSSSAMGSTQITLQFNLDRDIDGAAEDVQAAMVAARPFLPTSMPTPPTLRKVNPGDNPILYIAVHSATLPIYTVDEYAENIMASRMSMVSGVAQVQVFGSQIYSPHVQVDPRRLAAYGLGMDEVVKAVRDANVNQPTGTLYGPKRAYNVKVNGQLSNADELRPVIVAYRNGAPVRLSDLGDVIDSVQTDKTASWYNNKRGVILAVQRQPGTNTIQIVDDIKKLLPTFRAIVPNSVSVDILYDRSQSIRRSVEDVEKTLVLTILFVVFVIYLFLGNLTTTVIASLSLPIAIVGSFAFMKGFGFTLDVISLMALTVCTGFVVDDAIVVVENIIRHMERGESPMKASFDGAREVGFTVVSMTVSLVAVFIPVLLMGGIIGRLFFEFGATMSVAILISGFVSLSLTPMLCSRFLRPKDETRVSRIQQFTDAAFHRLRHVYDITLLWALDHKKFIVILFVVMVAASWQLMVIIPKGFLPVEDTGQIFGNTEGAQGSSFEEVVRHQKIAAEIVAKDPNIRGFMSSVGVGGPTLSGNQGRLFIALKPHNERTASFEEIIQNLRKATAHIPGFRVYFQNVPTIRLGGMMTKAQYQLALSGPDLKDLYSAADKLEEKIRDVPGVVDVNTDAQIKDKQISLQIDRSKLSNLGLDIQQVQDALNSAYSSRQVSVIYTPTNQYWVIVEVQPEFYRDPSMLSWLRIRSSSGQLIPLSAICEFKRTVGPQLVNHLGQFPCVTISFNLKPGVPLSDVVEKIKALAKTSVPDDVSYKFQGSALAFESSLKGLGFLLIVSILVIYIVLGILYESFVHPITILSGLPSAGLGAFLILLAFNRVLDIYGFLGLILLIGIVKKNAIMMIDFAVDYQREQQVSPRDAIYEACLVRFRPIIMTTAAAILGSLPLAVGFGPGSEARQPLGLTIIGGLLVSQIVTLYITPIFYIYLDRFQQTLPKFSLKSVRRETA, encoded by the coding sequence GTGAATATTTCGCGTATATTCATCGAGCGGCCTGTCATGACGACGCTGGTGATGGCGGCTTATTTGATCTTTGGTGCGTTTGCCTTTTTCTCTTTGCCCATTAATGACTTGCCGACAGTGGATTTTCCCACGATACATGTGCATGCTAGTTTGCCAGGTGCAAACGCTGACACAATGGCGTCGGCTGTGGCGACGCCTCTGGAAAAACAATTTGCCACTATCGCTAGTCTTGATTCGATGAATTCGTCGAGTGCAATGGGTAGCACGCAAATTACCCTGCAATTCAATTTAGATCGCGATATAGATGGCGCTGCTGAAGATGTGCAGGCGGCAATGGTTGCCGCCCGTCCATTCCTGCCCACAAGCATGCCCACTCCTCCGACACTACGCAAGGTCAATCCAGGTGACAATCCTATTTTATATATTGCGGTTCACTCAGCAACTTTGCCTATTTATACAGTCGATGAGTATGCCGAAAATATCATGGCTTCGCGAATGTCTATGGTCTCTGGTGTTGCGCAGGTGCAGGTGTTTGGCTCACAAATTTATTCGCCGCATGTGCAGGTAGATCCCAGACGTCTGGCTGCTTATGGCTTAGGCATGGATGAAGTTGTAAAAGCGGTACGTGATGCAAATGTCAATCAACCAACAGGAACACTGTACGGACCAAAGCGCGCGTATAACGTAAAAGTAAATGGGCAGTTGTCCAATGCTGATGAATTACGCCCGGTAATAGTTGCCTACCGCAATGGAGCCCCTGTACGGCTGAGCGATTTAGGCGATGTTATCGACAGTGTGCAAACCGACAAAACAGCGAGTTGGTACAACAACAAGCGAGGCGTCATTCTTGCGGTACAGCGTCAACCAGGCACAAATACTATTCAGATAGTTGATGACATAAAGAAATTGCTGCCTACATTTAGAGCAATTGTTCCCAATTCAGTCAGTGTGGATATTCTCTATGACCGCTCTCAATCAATTAGGCGTTCGGTGGAGGACGTTGAAAAGACGCTGGTGCTGACAATCCTTTTCGTTGTCTTTGTCATCTACCTATTTCTAGGTAATCTGACCACGACAGTTATTGCCAGCTTGTCTTTGCCTATTGCCATTGTCGGCAGTTTTGCCTTTATGAAAGGATTCGGCTTTACACTTGATGTAATTTCTTTGATGGCGCTTACCGTGTGTACTGGATTTGTCGTCGACGATGCCATTGTTGTCGTGGAAAACATCATCAGGCACATGGAAAGAGGCGAATCTCCAATGAAGGCGTCTTTTGATGGCGCGCGGGAAGTGGGCTTTACCGTTGTTTCGATGACTGTATCATTGGTAGCAGTGTTTATACCCGTTTTATTGATGGGTGGAATTATAGGACGACTGTTTTTCGAATTCGGCGCCACGATGAGCGTGGCGATTCTAATATCTGGCTTTGTTTCATTGTCGTTGACGCCCATGTTATGCAGTCGCTTCTTGCGCCCCAAGGATGAAACACGTGTTAGTCGCATCCAGCAATTCACAGATGCGGCATTTCATAGGCTGCGCCACGTGTACGATATAACCTTGCTATGGGCGCTTGATCACAAGAAATTCATCGTGATTCTATTTGTAGTGATGGTTGCCGCTTCCTGGCAATTGATGGTGATTATTCCAAAAGGATTTTTGCCTGTGGAAGATACTGGACAAATATTTGGTAATACGGAAGGAGCTCAAGGTAGTTCGTTTGAAGAAGTTGTGCGCCATCAAAAAATTGCCGCTGAAATTGTCGCTAAAGATCCAAATATTCGCGGATTTATGTCCAGTGTCGGCGTCGGTGGTCCTACGCTTTCCGGAAACCAGGGTCGTTTATTCATTGCGCTTAAACCACATAATGAGCGAACAGCGAGCTTTGAGGAAATCATTCAAAACCTCCGTAAAGCAACTGCACATATTCCAGGCTTTCGTGTCTACTTTCAGAATGTGCCGACAATTCGTTTGGGCGGCATGATGACTAAAGCTCAATACCAATTGGCTTTATCAGGTCCTGATTTGAAAGATCTTTATTCTGCGGCCGATAAGCTAGAAGAAAAAATTCGTGATGTGCCTGGTGTTGTGGATGTAAACACCGATGCTCAGATAAAAGACAAGCAGATAAGCCTTCAGATTGATCGTTCCAAATTAAGTAATCTGGGATTGGATATTCAGCAGGTACAGGATGCTTTGAATAGTGCCTATTCCTCAAGGCAAGTGTCTGTAATCTACACACCGACTAATCAGTACTGGGTGATTGTGGAAGTGCAGCCGGAGTTTTACAGAGATCCATCAATGCTTAGTTGGTTGCGCATTCGTTCCAGCTCAGGTCAGTTGATTCCATTGAGTGCAATTTGTGAGTTCAAGCGTACGGTTGGACCTCAATTAGTCAATCACTTAGGACAATTCCCTTGTGTGACGATATCTTTTAATTTGAAGCCGGGCGTGCCGCTTAGTGATGTGGTTGAAAAAATCAAAGCGCTCGCCAAAACCTCCGTACCCGATGATGTTTCGTACAAGTTCCAGGGTTCTGCTCTTGCCTTTGAGTCATCGCTAAAAGGACTTGGGTTTTTACTTATCGTGAGCATTCTTGTCATTTATATTGTCTTGGGCATTTTGTATGAGAGCTTCGTGCATCCCATAACAATTTTGTCCGGTTTGCCTTCTGCCGGACTTGGCGCATTTCTAATTTTGCTGGCTTTCAATCGTGTGCTGGATATTTACGGATTTCTCGGGCTCATTTTGCTCATCGGCATCGTCAAGAAGAATGCCATCATGATGATCGATTTTGCTGTTGACTATCAAAGAGAGCAACAAGTATCGCCACGTGATGCTATTTATGAGGCGTGTCTTGTGAGATTTAGACCGATTATCATGACTACGGCAGCAGCTATTTTGGGGAGCTTACCGTTGGCTGTCGGATTCGGACCAGGATCAGAAGCAAGGCAACCATTGGGACTGACAATTATCGGTGGTCTTCTGGTTTCACAAATAGTCACTCTGTACATTACTCCGATTTTTTACATATACTTGGATAGATTCCAGCAGACTCTGCCGAAATTCAGTCTTAAATCGGTAAGGCGGGAAACAGCATGA
- a CDS encoding CCA tRNA nucleotidyltransferase — MDRDKSLHEALPESKAQPDWVSELMPIGTEMANTAGLFMRGKTGIAVTAITFAFGEVYNSCKDKKPEDWNAQAMTIDALKGTVKGGLMKGSLAVLPHLKLNVAGQGVALGIANRFVDSTVGGSPKALATTFDPLAITSDVAVFVAGHGMFKGLQKVSRILSERPLVATALTGGTFGMASGSASEILRQKQENESLDVGKVLGSGLKHAVMDGVAAIPGGIQADELASKKVAELGAKATKEIKRAGNQAVREVRWNYWEHIAKIKPNEIGLLIPEEITTSKDWLAGMKAVDTLNKAGYEAYFVGGCVRDILLGKTPKDYDIVTNAPAARVDELMPEGKTAGKNFAVKHTEIDGVHLEIATFRCDGAYSNGRQPDEVVALDRLPVRIAMREDAGRRDFKINSMFLDPKSRIAYYYFDGPADLMNKRIDTVGNPHDRFEEDPSRMLRVATFSSKLGFEPTEPVVIAMVKDAHKIHRSSGRAWGMEFAKLLMAPDPVKGLNLLKDTGLMKEMIPELVRLDSKAGDQDPIHHPEGNTWIHTMMVVDRLVYSAKRNMDLMFSGLFHDIGKPDTQKITSDGRITNYGHDSKGAEIAAEIARRLEMSGDQNHTISDTVAKHMTMHNGPKLSKKKLREYLDLKHIENLIELQDADALGRGTCCAPNEAQHESGNMGSQREFWEKSLEEARNPAEPTRAINAKPIINGEVLLSLGYKQGVPFGDIVREASFAQYQGEFTDIEGGLKWIRENCETPEVSNERTIRLVREMRERKAAERQQKKGK; from the coding sequence ATGGATCGCGATAAATCCCTCCATGAAGCGCTGCCTGAGTCAAAGGCGCAGCCGGATTGGGTTTCGGAGCTTATGCCTATTGGCACGGAAATGGCTAACACGGCCGGGTTGTTTATGCGGGGCAAGACGGGCATAGCAGTTACCGCCATCACGTTTGCCTTCGGAGAAGTCTACAATTCCTGCAAGGATAAGAAGCCGGAAGATTGGAATGCCCAGGCAATGACTATTGACGCCCTCAAAGGTACGGTCAAGGGCGGCTTAATGAAGGGCTCTCTGGCAGTTTTGCCGCACTTGAAGCTTAACGTCGCCGGACAAGGCGTGGCACTTGGGATTGCCAACCGCTTTGTTGATTCAACTGTAGGTGGGTCACCGAAAGCGCTTGCTACGACTTTTGACCCTTTGGCTATTACCTCTGATGTAGCAGTTTTTGTAGCTGGGCACGGTATGTTCAAAGGGCTACAGAAAGTCAGCCGCATTTTGAGTGAAAGACCTCTCGTGGCAACAGCCTTAACCGGCGGCACTTTCGGAATGGCTAGCGGATCAGCGTCCGAAATTCTTCGGCAAAAGCAAGAGAATGAATCGCTTGATGTCGGCAAAGTTTTGGGCTCCGGATTAAAACATGCCGTTATGGATGGAGTCGCTGCGATACCGGGCGGGATACAGGCAGATGAACTTGCTAGTAAGAAAGTAGCTGAGCTAGGTGCGAAAGCAACTAAGGAAATTAAGCGCGCTGGCAATCAGGCAGTTAGAGAAGTCCGCTGGAATTATTGGGAGCATATTGCCAAAATCAAGCCGAATGAAATTGGACTGCTAATACCTGAGGAAATAACCACTTCCAAGGACTGGTTAGCCGGCATGAAGGCTGTGGACACACTAAACAAAGCAGGCTATGAAGCCTACTTTGTTGGTGGTTGCGTCCGCGATATTTTGCTCGGTAAGACTCCAAAAGACTACGACATCGTAACTAATGCTCCCGCTGCTCGGGTAGATGAATTGATGCCGGAAGGTAAAACTGCCGGTAAGAATTTTGCGGTAAAACATACGGAGATCGATGGCGTTCACTTGGAAATTGCCACTTTCAGATGTGACGGCGCATACTCAAATGGACGCCAACCAGATGAAGTGGTGGCACTTGATAGATTGCCTGTCCGCATAGCGATGCGTGAAGATGCCGGTCGTCGTGACTTCAAAATCAACTCCATGTTTTTGGATCCGAAAAGCCGGATTGCTTATTATTACTTTGATGGTCCAGCCGATTTGATGAATAAACGAATCGACACGGTTGGCAATCCGCATGATCGATTTGAAGAAGATCCTTCCCGTATGTTGCGAGTGGCGACATTCTCCTCTAAGCTTGGATTTGAGCCAACTGAGCCGGTGGTGATTGCCATGGTCAAAGATGCTCACAAGATTCATCGCTCTTCCGGTAGAGCTTGGGGAATGGAATTTGCTAAGTTGCTAATGGCGCCTGATCCAGTAAAAGGCTTGAATCTTTTGAAAGACACTGGGCTAATGAAGGAAATGATTCCGGAATTAGTGAGATTGGATTCAAAGGCAGGAGATCAGGATCCAATTCATCATCCGGAAGGCAATACGTGGATTCATACAATGATGGTTGTTGATCGCTTGGTGTATTCTGCCAAGCGTAATATGGATTTGATGTTCAGCGGACTTTTCCACGATATCGGCAAACCGGACACACAGAAAATAACTTCAGATGGACGCATTACTAATTATGGGCACGACAGCAAGGGTGCCGAGATTGCTGCCGAAATTGCCAGACGTTTGGAAATGTCTGGTGATCAAAATCACACAATCTCTGACACTGTTGCCAAACACATGACGATGCACAATGGACCTAAGTTGTCGAAGAAGAAACTTCGTGAATATTTAGATCTGAAGCACATCGAGAATCTAATTGAGTTGCAAGACGCTGATGCTCTAGGTCGTGGCACATGTTGCGCGCCCAATGAAGCTCAGCATGAATCAGGCAACATGGGTTCTCAACGAGAATTCTGGGAAAAGTCCTTAGAAGAAGCACGCAATCCTGCTGAACCAACTCGCGCGATAAATGCCAAACCCATTATCAATGGCGAGGTGCTGCTTTCGCTTGGTTACAAGCAGGGCGTTCCATTTGGAGACATCGTCCGCGAAGCGAGTTTTGCTCAATATCAGGGTGAGTTTACCGATATAGAAGGTGGACTGAAATGGATACGCGAGAATTGCGAAACACCTGAAGTATCTAATGAGCGCACGATACGTCTGGTTCGCGAAATGCGTGAAAGAAAAGCCGCTGAAAGACAACAGAAGAAAGGCAAATAA
- a CDS encoding DUF4239 domain-containing protein: MNSYVLGLVVVVVCTLLAVGGMLLVRRFIDLKTLNSYHEVAGYFLSIIGTLYAVLLGFVIVDAMNNLQNARMVAEQEANALCNVYLVSEGLSQGCRNRLRFACSKYADAVINDEWRTMRLGESSPKAVVALMGIWTTASRFKPSDPGEEGVHQTILAEVSNLSNNRRDRLVGSAHGVAPLMWSVLILGGVFTVVFTYFFGAASVTAQILMTVIVSITLSLNVFLVFVFGYPYATELGVRPEALRLNQMIFKRMEKYGGTAERLFDEWESKQKMPKLIDVPPGMAPQEPQD; the protein is encoded by the coding sequence ATGAATTCATATGTTTTAGGTCTAGTTGTCGTAGTCGTCTGTACCCTTCTTGCGGTTGGCGGCATGCTTCTTGTGCGCCGTTTTATCGACCTCAAGACGCTCAATTCCTACCATGAGGTTGCCGGTTACTTCCTGTCTATTATCGGCACGCTTTATGCTGTGCTTCTTGGTTTTGTCATTGTTGATGCCATGAACAATTTGCAAAATGCGCGTATGGTTGCTGAACAAGAAGCCAATGCCCTGTGCAACGTGTATCTTGTCAGCGAAGGACTGTCGCAAGGTTGTCGTAACAGGCTGCGCTTTGCCTGCAGCAAATATGCCGATGCGGTAATCAATGACGAATGGCGGACCATGAGGCTAGGCGAGTCGAGTCCTAAGGCGGTGGTAGCGCTTATGGGGATTTGGACAACCGCCTCTAGATTTAAACCTTCCGATCCGGGTGAGGAAGGTGTCCATCAGACAATTTTGGCCGAAGTCAGCAACCTCAGCAACAACAGGCGCGATCGCCTTGTAGGTAGCGCGCATGGCGTAGCCCCACTTATGTGGTCGGTGTTGATATTGGGTGGGGTTTTTACTGTTGTCTTTACCTACTTCTTCGGTGCCGCAAGCGTGACTGCTCAGATTTTGATGACAGTTATTGTTTCCATTACTTTGTCTCTCAATGTCTTTCTCGTTTTTGTTTTTGGTTATCCATATGCAACCGAGTTGGGAGTAAGACCGGAGGCATTACGACTGAATCAGATGATTTTCAAACGGATGGAAAAGTATGGCGGTACAGCCGAAAGACTGTTTGATGAGTGGGAGTCGAAGCAAAAAATGCCAAAATTAATTGACGTTCCTCCAGGTATGGCTCCGCAAGAGCCCCAGGACTAG
- a CDS encoding efflux RND transporter periplasmic adaptor subunit encodes MRAEKSPETMTGSSHLKKPIPRKALLVVALIIALVAGNFIFKFLAEGNKPDARDKKIAVTVDVAKIQEVPIEIRSIGNVVPYSVVNVVPQVGGQLTKVYFTQGQFVKKGQLLFQIDPRPFQAALDQARGNVARDVAQIAAANATMRKNIAMIGSAEADITKQKVAEEFAKREQARFAELAKEGAVSHQQSDQMLTNSLTATATLAAGRKMLENAHEVVEGDKANVDVLRGTLRADQAIARNAEIQLGWTQIRSPLDGRTGSLNIYEGNIVTANSATPLVTIDQVQPIYISFTLPEQHLNQIRKCLAEGTLRVKALVGGEKTETVIEKVTFLEHNVNTAAGTVTLRATAPNLDKKLFPGQFLDVIATMPPDGQTIVVPESAVQPSQDGNAVYVVKPDNTVEYRPVELKRTYAGFAALGKGVNPGEVVVTDGHMQLTPGASVIVQSRTAPSGN; translated from the coding sequence GTGAGAGCCGAGAAGTCACCAGAGACTATGACCGGATCAAGCCATCTGAAAAAGCCAATCCCGCGAAAGGCACTGCTAGTGGTGGCATTAATCATCGCTTTGGTTGCTGGTAATTTCATCTTCAAGTTTTTGGCAGAAGGAAATAAGCCTGATGCACGTGACAAGAAAATAGCGGTAACAGTCGATGTTGCCAAGATTCAGGAAGTGCCTATTGAGATTCGCAGCATCGGTAATGTGGTGCCTTACTCGGTTGTGAATGTTGTACCGCAAGTTGGTGGACAACTTACAAAGGTCTACTTCACGCAAGGACAATTCGTTAAAAAAGGCCAGCTCCTATTTCAAATCGATCCCAGACCATTTCAAGCTGCACTTGATCAAGCTAGAGGAAATGTTGCTCGTGATGTTGCACAGATAGCGGCAGCAAATGCCACCATGCGCAAAAACATTGCCATGATCGGCAGCGCAGAAGCCGATATCACCAAGCAAAAGGTAGCGGAAGAATTTGCCAAGCGTGAACAGGCACGCTTTGCAGAGTTGGCAAAAGAAGGCGCTGTTTCCCATCAGCAAAGTGATCAGATGCTGACTAATTCTTTGACGGCCACAGCTACGTTGGCAGCTGGGCGCAAAATGCTCGAGAATGCCCATGAGGTTGTAGAAGGTGATAAGGCAAATGTTGATGTCTTGCGTGGGACGTTGCGAGCAGATCAAGCTATCGCGCGCAATGCAGAAATACAATTAGGCTGGACACAAATTCGATCGCCGCTTGATGGACGCACTGGAAGTTTGAATATCTACGAAGGCAATATCGTTACGGCAAATTCTGCGACTCCTTTGGTCACGATAGATCAAGTCCAACCAATATATATATCTTTTACACTGCCTGAACAGCACTTGAATCAAATTCGTAAATGTCTGGCTGAAGGTACATTGCGTGTCAAAGCATTGGTCGGCGGTGAGAAGACAGAAACAGTAATTGAAAAGGTCACTTTCCTGGAGCACAACGTAAACACTGCTGCCGGTACAGTCACCTTGCGTGCAACGGCACCGAACTTAGACAAGAAGCTTTTCCCGGGGCAATTTCTTGATGTTATTGCTACCATGCCTCCTGATGGTCAAACGATTGTTGTTCCGGAAAGTGCAGTGCAGCCAAGTCAGGATGGCAATGCTGTTTATGTTGTGAAACCGGATAATACAGTTGAATATAGACCTGTTGAATTGAAACGTACTTATGCAGGATTTGCCGCGCTTGGTAAAGGTGTAAATCCTGGTGAAGTTGTTGTCACTGATGGTCATATGCAATTGACACCCGGTGCCAGTGTAATTGTTCAGTCGCGGACTGCGCCCAGCGGTAATTAG